In a genomic window of Candidatus Thiothrix sulfatifontis:
- a CDS encoding cytochrome c oxidase assembly protein: MNDAPLIRAELTAAKNKTVTRRLFLVVLGMFGFGFAMVPLYRLACEVGGINGVAGTPAGRVADTANIPKPVDTSRVITVQLDATVNTGLPWEFRPLVKQIQVHPGEKVAVSYYAKNLSDQLITGQAVPGITPWQVTQHFSKIECFCFTQQVLQPGEAKEMPVYFTIDPAVDKQYATVTLSYTFMNTERDYTLTPAQHAAMNTSH, translated from the coding sequence ATGAACGACGCACCACTGATCCGCGCAGAACTGACTGCTGCCAAAAACAAGACGGTGACACGCCGCTTGTTTTTGGTGGTGTTGGGAATGTTCGGGTTCGGGTTTGCGATGGTTCCCCTTTACCGCTTAGCGTGCGAAGTTGGGGGAATCAATGGGGTAGCTGGCACACCCGCAGGGCGCGTGGCAGATACCGCCAACATCCCTAAGCCGGTGGATACCAGCCGCGTGATCACGGTGCAATTGGATGCCACGGTAAACACCGGGTTGCCATGGGAATTTCGCCCGTTGGTGAAACAAATCCAAGTGCATCCGGGGGAAAAGGTAGCGGTGAGCTATTACGCCAAAAACCTGTCGGATCAGCTGATTACGGGGCAAGCCGTGCCGGGCATTACCCCTTGGCAGGTCACGCAACACTTTAGCAAAATCGAGTGTTTTTGTTTCACCCAACAGGTATTGCAACCCGGTGAAGCCAAGGAAATGCCGGTGTATTTCACCATTGACCCGGCAGTGGATAAGCAATACGCCACCGTCACATTGTCCTACACCTTTATGAATACTGAGCGTGATTACACCCTGACACCCGCGCAACACGCGGCAATGAATACCAGCCATTGA
- a CDS encoding cytochrome c oxidase subunit 3, whose product MSTQADTHTDNAAYYIPEPSRWPIIAVFGMFMLFFGLVLSINKMGLAGSLIMVTGFAVLAHLMHGWFGAVIDENLSGKYNGQVDRSFRQGMFWFITSEAAFFVTFFGCLFYLRNITLPWLGGDGQLATSNILWEGFQYNWPLLNLPDADTTKYVPAKEAMGPWGLPLLNTIILLSSGVTLTWAHWGLKKNNNKQLVRGLIMTITLGTIFFFVQGYEYWHAHHAMDLTLNSGVYGSTFYMLTGFHGLHVTIGTIMLIVIAVRSARHHFTEHNHFAFEAVAWYWHFVDVVWIALFIFVYWL is encoded by the coding sequence ATGAGCACACAGGCGGATACCCACACGGATAACGCAGCGTATTACATCCCCGAACCCAGCCGCTGGCCGATTATTGCGGTGTTTGGCATGTTCATGCTGTTTTTTGGGCTGGTGTTAAGCATCAATAAGATGGGCTTGGCCGGAAGCCTGATCATGGTCACCGGCTTTGCGGTACTGGCGCATTTGATGCACGGCTGGTTTGGCGCGGTCATTGATGAAAACTTGAGTGGCAAATACAACGGGCAGGTTGACCGCTCTTTCCGGCAGGGCATGTTCTGGTTCATCACCTCCGAAGCGGCGTTCTTTGTGACGTTTTTTGGCTGCTTGTTTTACTTGCGCAATATTACCTTGCCCTGGCTGGGCGGTGATGGGCAATTAGCCACCTCCAACATTCTCTGGGAAGGCTTTCAATATAACTGGCCGTTACTCAATTTGCCGGATGCGGATACCACCAAATACGTCCCTGCCAAAGAAGCGATGGGGCCGTGGGGTTTGCCGCTGCTGAACACCATTATTTTGCTGTCCAGCGGTGTCACATTGACCTGGGCGCATTGGGGCTTGAAAAAGAATAACAATAAGCAACTGGTACGCGGTTTGATCATGACCATTACGCTGGGGACGATCTTCTTTTTCGTGCAAGGCTATGAATACTGGCACGCGCATCATGCGATGGATTTGACTCTGAACTCTGGGGTGTATGGCTCAACGTTTTACATGCTAACCGGCTTTCACGGGCTGCATGTCACCATCGGGACGATTATGCTGATCGTGATTGCAGTACGCAGCGCACGCCACCATTTCACCGAACACAACCACTTCGCGTTTGAAGCGGTTGCGTGGTATTGGCACTTCGTCGACGTGGTGTGGATTGCGCTGTTTATTTTCGTGTATTGGTTGTGA
- a CDS encoding twin transmembrane helix small protein: protein MWFKVLIIINLALILISLVSGVFFLAKDNGKSNRVLNSLTTRVALSVFLICLLMIGYFTGQIVPHGVVP from the coding sequence ATGTGGTTTAAAGTACTGATTATCATCAATCTGGCTCTGATCCTGATCAGCCTCGTGTCCGGCGTATTCTTTCTGGCGAAAGATAACGGCAAATCCAATCGGGTTCTGAACTCCTTGACCACGCGGGTCGCGCTCTCGGTATTCCTCATCTGTTTATTGATGATCGGCTATTTCACCGGGCAAATTGTTCCCCACGGTGTGGTGCCGTGA
- a CDS encoding SURF1 family protein: protein MRNLGLLQQGENASITARYRFQPSVFTTLLTVVMVGIFTALSVWQYQRAAYKTQMAQAVMQQTTQAPLNLNETSVDWPVQRFRPATVSGYWEAANTVLLDNSVQHGKAGYHVITPLRLANGQHLLVNRGWIAVGADRQVLPSIPTPTDGVTLTGTLESPRSKPVFLFGEMAADTEGNQRWLYLDMAHFAHKLGHSLAPYVLLQTSETADGLRRDWPAYSNTAGMHIGYSIQWGAFGLIVLSAYVSLNLRKYPSVTSKETL, encoded by the coding sequence ATGAGGAACCTCGGATTGTTACAGCAGGGTGAAAATGCCAGTATAACAGCACGTTACCGCTTTCAACCTAGCGTTTTTACTACGCTCTTGACGGTGGTGATGGTGGGCATTTTTACAGCTTTATCCGTGTGGCAATACCAACGCGCCGCCTACAAAACCCAAATGGCGCAAGCGGTCATGCAACAAACCACCCAAGCGCCGCTCAATCTGAATGAGACGAGCGTGGACTGGCCTGTACAACGCTTTCGCCCTGCTACCGTCAGCGGTTACTGGGAGGCGGCTAATACGGTGTTGTTGGACAATAGCGTGCAACATGGTAAGGCAGGCTACCACGTCATTACCCCATTACGCTTGGCAAACGGGCAGCATCTGCTGGTCAATCGCGGTTGGATTGCCGTAGGCGCTGATCGTCAAGTATTACCCAGCATTCCAACCCCAACAGATGGCGTAACCCTGACGGGGACACTGGAATCACCCCGCTCCAAACCCGTGTTTCTGTTTGGCGAGATGGCAGCCGACACCGAAGGCAATCAACGCTGGTTGTATTTGGATATGGCGCATTTCGCACACAAACTGGGGCATTCGCTTGCACCGTATGTGTTGCTGCAAACCTCGGAAACCGCCGATGGTTTGCGGCGGGATTGGCCTGCTTACAGCAATACGGCGGGGATGCACATCGGCTATAGCATTCAATGGGGCGCATTTGGGCTGATTGTATTGAGTGCTTATGTGTCGCTGAACCTCCGTAAATACCCTAGCGTTACTTCCAAGGAAACCCTATGA
- a CDS encoding DUF2189 domain-containing protein: MATISSTNQAIMNETPRLTVRKVDSEASMRWLNAGIKDFKASPAASITYGMVYVVLGLILAWLSWANPIFVTSLATGFLILGPIVAVGFYCMSRTLEQGNKPHFSQGIDGLRFNGVSLASFAMVLGVLMGIWAVISSVTVAMFFNSVTITDNWLDTLIGHEQFVPFLFVWALSGAAVAAVAFSISVISVPLITDKRVDVITAMIISVKAVMANPGVMLSWAFILATLMFLGFIFFFVGLAITLPIAGHASWHAYRDLIAEE; this comes from the coding sequence ATGGCCACAATTAGCAGTACCAACCAAGCGATAATGAACGAAACCCCGCGCCTAACCGTGCGGAAAGTCGATTCTGAAGCCTCCATGCGCTGGCTTAACGCCGGTATTAAGGATTTCAAAGCGTCTCCCGCTGCGAGCATTACTTACGGCATGGTTTATGTCGTGTTAGGGCTAATCCTCGCTTGGTTATCATGGGCAAACCCCATTTTCGTTACCTCACTTGCCACCGGTTTTCTGATTTTAGGGCCGATTGTCGCCGTCGGCTTTTATTGCATGAGCCGCACGCTGGAACAAGGTAATAAACCGCATTTCAGCCAAGGTATCGACGGTTTACGCTTTAACGGGGTGAGTTTAGCCAGCTTTGCAATGGTGCTAGGCGTGTTAATGGGAATCTGGGCGGTGATTTCATCCGTGACCGTTGCCATGTTCTTTAACAGCGTGACCATTACCGACAACTGGCTGGATACTTTAATTGGACACGAGCAGTTTGTGCCATTCTTATTTGTATGGGCGTTAAGCGGGGCGGCTGTTGCAGCGGTAGCGTTTTCAATCAGCGTAATTTCAGTGCCATTGATTACCGACAAGCGCGTTGATGTGATTACCGCGATGATTATCAGTGTGAAGGCAGTGATGGCAAACCCCGGTGTGATGCTGAGTTGGGCATTTATTTTGGCAACGCTGATGTTTTTGGGCTTTATTTTCTTCTTCGTCGGCTTGGCGATTACCTTGCCGATTGCCGGTCATGCAAGCTGGCACGCTTACCGTGATTTGATTGCTGAAGAATAA
- the cyoE gene encoding heme o synthase, protein MINVAALDTAINWKAYLCLCKLKVVSLIVFTALVGMLLATPDAVPLSTLFWGLLGIGLGASCGAAINHIVDQKIDAVMKRTEHRPLPQNQLSTAQALVFALGLGVLSMFILGVMVNWLTAVLTLASMVGYAVIYTMYLKRSTPHNIVLGGAAGAAPPVLGWTAVTGELHTDALLLFLIIFIWTPPHFWPLAIKRLEDYRKAGVPMLPVTHGVAFTKLNIVLYTLMLIAVTLMPFLTHMSGVIYLIAASVLGAGFLYHAIVLYRSEGDQHAMKTFGYSIFYLSALFIALLVDHYVAGWL, encoded by the coding sequence ATGATCAATGTTGCCGCCCTGGATACCGCAATCAACTGGAAAGCATACCTGTGTTTATGCAAGCTCAAAGTGGTGAGTCTGATTGTGTTCACCGCTTTGGTTGGCATGTTGCTGGCTACCCCTGATGCCGTACCGTTAAGCACGCTATTTTGGGGGTTGCTTGGCATTGGTTTAGGGGCATCCTGCGGGGCAGCGATTAATCATATTGTCGATCAGAAAATTGATGCGGTGATGAAGCGCACCGAACACCGCCCGCTGCCGCAAAATCAACTCAGCACCGCACAAGCCTTGGTGTTTGCGCTGGGATTAGGCGTGCTGTCGATGTTTATCTTAGGCGTGATGGTCAATTGGCTGACTGCCGTGTTGACGCTGGCGTCGATGGTGGGCTATGCAGTGATTTATACCATGTATTTGAAACGCTCTACCCCGCACAATATTGTGCTGGGGGGCGCGGCTGGAGCTGCACCGCCGGTGTTGGGCTGGACAGCCGTGACGGGGGAATTGCATACCGATGCGCTGTTGCTGTTTCTGATTATTTTCATTTGGACGCCACCGCATTTCTGGCCGTTGGCGATTAAGCGTTTGGAGGATTATCGCAAAGCAGGTGTGCCAATGTTACCTGTGACCCACGGGGTTGCCTTCACCAAACTCAATATTGTGCTGTATACGCTGATGTTGATTGCGGTGACGCTGATGCCGTTTCTGACGCACATGAGTGGCGTGATTTACTTGATTGCTGCCAGCGTATTGGGGGCGGGATTTTTGTATCACGCTATTGTGTTGTACCGTAGCGAAGGTGATCAGCACGCGATGAAAACCTTCGGCTATTCGATTTTCTACTTGAGTGCGCTGTTTATTGCGCTGTTGGTGGATCATTATGTGGCGGGTTGGTTGTAA
- a CDS encoding cbb3-type cytochrome c oxidase subunit I, translating into MPFILPDPQGHARDLAANWLKLGIFALLAAGIFSLLLVMSRTPAVQEVIPWLDFFHTALVVHVVLSVLVWFLAFAGVLWTANSAIASPWWDKTILAVTALGAGLIVVSPFTGDGHPLLNNYVPILQQPVFLWGLGLFGAGFVGLIIRTLMVAGWETPPQAGIYFSVVSAAVAVLALLMTGVNLPDQYSGEAFYELLFWGAGHTLQFTHTFLLMVAWLWLAQATGLTISIAPRLAKGLLALMVLPVLLVPVIYLQYEVASAEHRAAFTALMKYGGLTSLPLGVVVVWAVARGSRVAIAALRPLRNALYASIALFAAGGVIGFLIHGVNVVIPAHYHGSIVGVTLAFMGLTYYLLPRLGFQSATSKWAVWQPYIYGGGQLMHILGLAWSGGYGVQRKTAGAAQGLENLPQILGMGMMGLGGLIAIIGGGIFVVVVLRAMLAKPYNQPAT; encoded by the coding sequence ATGCCGTTTATATTACCTGACCCGCAGGGTCACGCCCGTGATTTGGCGGCTAATTGGCTGAAATTGGGGATTTTTGCGTTGCTGGCAGCGGGGATTTTTTCCCTGCTGTTGGTGATGTCACGGACTCCGGCGGTGCAGGAGGTGATTCCTTGGCTGGATTTCTTTCACACTGCACTGGTGGTGCATGTGGTGCTGTCGGTGTTGGTGTGGTTTTTGGCGTTTGCGGGGGTGTTGTGGACAGCGAATAGTGCGATTGCGTCGCCTTGGTGGGATAAGACGATTCTGGCGGTGACGGCATTGGGGGCGGGGTTGATTGTGGTGTCGCCGTTTACGGGGGATGGGCATCCGCTGTTGAATAATTACGTGCCGATTTTGCAGCAGCCGGTGTTTTTGTGGGGGCTGGGGCTGTTTGGTGCGGGGTTTGTTGGGTTGATTATCCGCACGTTGATGGTGGCAGGGTGGGAAACGCCGCCACAAGCGGGCATTTATTTCAGTGTGGTGAGTGCGGCAGTGGCAGTGCTGGCGTTATTGATGACGGGGGTGAATTTGCCCGATCAGTACAGCGGTGAGGCGTTTTACGAGCTGTTGTTTTGGGGGGCGGGGCATACCTTGCAATTTACCCATACGTTTTTGCTGATGGTGGCGTGGTTGTGGTTGGCGCAAGCGACGGGCTTGACGATTTCTATCGCGCCGCGTTTGGCTAAGGGTTTATTGGCGTTGATGGTGTTGCCGGTCTTGTTGGTGCCGGTTATTTACCTGCAATACGAGGTGGCATCGGCGGAACATCGGGCGGCGTTTACGGCTTTGATGAAGTACGGTGGGTTGACTTCGTTGCCGTTGGGCGTGGTGGTGGTGTGGGCAGTGGCGCGGGGAAGTCGCGTGGCTATTGCGGCATTGCGTCCGTTGCGGAATGCGTTGTATGCCTCTATCGCTTTGTTTGCGGCGGGAGGGGTGATTGGTTTTCTGATCCACGGGGTGAATGTGGTGATTCCGGCGCATTACCATGGTTCGATTGTGGGGGTGACGTTGGCGTTCATGGGGCTGACGTATTATTTGCTGCCGCGTTTGGGGTTTCAGTCTGCTACCTCGAAGTGGGCGGTATGGCAACCTTACATTTACGGCGGTGGGCAGTTGATGCACATTCTTGGCTTGGCGTGGTCAGGCGGTTACGGTGTGCAGCGTAAGACGGCAGGGGCGGCACAAGGTTTGGAAAACCTGCCCCAAATCCTCGGTATGGGGATGATGGGGCTGGGTGGTTTGATTGCGATTATTGGCGGGGGGATTTTTGTGGTGGTGGTGTTAAGAGCAATGCTTGCTAAGCCTTACAACCAACCCGCCACATAA
- a CDS encoding DUF2189 domain-containing protein — translation MTSLISDQVVTDEPIPAVRRLDSSAPLRWLSKGWDDLKVRPVASITYGLVFVIAGILMIGFGPANPLFALLLISSFMLIGPLAAVGLYDMSQRIEEGHTPSLLHALSNARVSTGKLIAFGLILGAVMLAWLVVTIGVINLFFGESPLVTGSLSVLLNGRESLPFFAVFMLGGLIMGLLASAVAIVSIPLASHRVADTLTAGVILLVVLVVWARLIAMLFGLVFDHSGLVSGGWETLVGDANFLPFIATFVVCGAALAVVAFGVSVVTVPLLAHRQVGVMTAIVTSIRAVYKNPVVMMRWAATIAVVILVGMATFFIGLAVTLPLIGHASWHAYRETVGQ, via the coding sequence ATGACATCCCTAATAAGTGACCAAGTAGTGACCGATGAACCCATTCCCGCCGTGCGGCGTTTAGACAGCAGTGCGCCGCTGCGTTGGCTCAGCAAGGGCTGGGACGATCTGAAAGTTAGACCCGTTGCCAGCATTACTTACGGCTTAGTGTTTGTTATCGCAGGGATTTTAATGATCGGGTTTGGCCCTGCTAATCCGTTATTTGCGTTGCTGTTGATTTCCAGCTTTATGTTGATCGGCCCGCTGGCGGCGGTGGGTTTGTATGACATGAGTCAGCGGATTGAGGAAGGGCATACGCCGTCGTTGTTACATGCGTTGTCGAATGCGCGGGTGAGTACCGGCAAGCTGATTGCGTTTGGCCTGATTCTGGGAGCGGTGATGCTCGCTTGGCTAGTAGTGACCATAGGGGTTATTAACCTGTTTTTCGGGGAAAGCCCCTTGGTGACGGGGAGTTTGTCGGTGTTGTTGAATGGGCGTGAGTCCTTGCCGTTTTTCGCGGTCTTTATGTTGGGCGGTTTGATCATGGGGCTGTTGGCATCGGCGGTGGCGATTGTGTCGATTCCGTTGGCAAGCCATCGGGTGGCGGATACGCTGACGGCTGGGGTGATTTTGTTGGTGGTGCTGGTGGTGTGGGCGCGGTTGATTGCGATGCTGTTTGGCTTGGTGTTTGATCATTCGGGTTTGGTGAGCGGTGGCTGGGAAACCTTGGTGGGCGACGCGAATTTCTTGCCATTCATTGCGACGTTTGTGGTGTGTGGCGCTGCGTTGGCGGTGGTGGCGTTTGGGGTTAGTGTGGTGACAGTGCCCTTACTGGCGCATCGGCAAGTGGGAGTGATGACGGCGATTGTTACCAGCATCCGGGCGGTTTACAAAAATCCGGTGGTTATGATGCGCTGGGCGGCAACCATTGCGGTGGTAATTCTGGTGGGCATGGCTACGTTTTTCATTGGCTTGGCGGTAACATTGCCGTTGATCGGTCACGCCAGTTGGCACGCTTACCGCGAGACGGTAGGTCAATAA
- a CDS encoding SCO family protein → MKKTPLLVAALAFVVGIIAAQYLLSTNASPTATSSDSTRVPVIAGKFGGDFTLTQQDKPVKLSDFQDKVVVLYFGYSTCPDICPTSLAIISTGLKTLTAEELAQVQPIFISVDPERDGGDTLMNYAKHFHPNLIGITGTAAEVQQAAKQYGAFYAKVSSNSAMGYLVDHTSNTYLISKAGKFVTILSHDMTPATVAAGIRQELQ, encoded by the coding sequence TTGAAAAAGACACCCCTGCTCGTTGCCGCCCTCGCCTTCGTCGTCGGTATTATTGCTGCGCAATACTTACTGTCCACCAACGCCTCCCCCACCGCAACGTCAAGCGACAGCACCCGTGTTCCGGTAATAGCGGGCAAATTTGGCGGTGATTTCACCCTCACCCAACAGGACAAACCCGTTAAATTAAGCGATTTTCAAGACAAAGTGGTGGTGCTGTATTTCGGTTACAGCACATGCCCCGACATTTGCCCCACCAGTTTAGCGATCATCAGCACTGGGCTGAAAACCTTAACGGCAGAAGAATTGGCGCAAGTCCAACCCATCTTCATCAGTGTTGACCCTGAGCGCGATGGGGGCGATACCCTAATGAACTACGCAAAACACTTTCACCCCAACCTCATCGGCATCACTGGCACGGCAGCGGAAGTGCAGCAAGCGGCAAAGCAATACGGCGCATTTTACGCCAAAGTGTCCAGCAACTCGGCGATGGGGTATTTGGTGGATCACACCTCAAACACCTATTTGATCAGCAAAGCCGGTAAGTTTGTGACCATCCTCTCGCATGACATGACCCCCGCGACAGTGGCAGCGGGCATTCGTCAAGAATTGCAATAA
- a CDS encoding superoxide dismutase [Fe] (SodB; iron binding; present under aerobic and anaerobic conditions; destroys free radicals), which produces MAHTLPELPFAKDALVPHMSAETLEFHHDKHHNAYVTNLNNLIPGTQFESMSLEDIVKSAPAGGVYNNAAQVWNHTFFWNCLSPNGGGAPTGALAAAIDAKWGSFDAFKTAFTASAVGNFGSAWTWLVKKADGSVDIVNMGAAGTPLTTGDTALLCVDVWEHAYYIDYRNLRPKFVETFLNNLANWDFAAKNFA; this is translated from the coding sequence ATGGCTCATACCCTGCCAGAACTGCCTTTCGCGAAAGACGCACTTGTTCCACACATGTCGGCTGAAACGCTGGAATTCCACCACGACAAGCACCATAACGCTTACGTGACCAACCTGAACAACCTGATTCCTGGCACTCAGTTTGAAAGCATGAGCTTGGAAGACATCGTGAAATCCGCACCGGCTGGCGGCGTTTACAACAACGCAGCACAAGTTTGGAATCACACCTTCTTCTGGAACTGCCTGTCTCCAAACGGTGGCGGCGCACCGACTGGCGCATTGGCTGCTGCCATTGATGCGAAATGGGGTTCTTTCGACGCATTCAAAACCGCATTCACCGCTTCTGCTGTAGGTAACTTCGGTTCTGCATGGACTTGGTTGGTGAAAAAAGCTGACGGTTCTGTCGACATCGTAAACATGGGCGCGGCTGGCACGCCATTAACCACAGGCGACACTGCCCTGCTGTGCGTAGACGTGTGGGAACATGCGTACTACATCGACTACCGCAACCTGCGCCCTAAATTCGTTGAGACATTCCTCAACAATCTGGCGAACTGGGATTTTGCGGCGAAGAATTTCGCGTAA
- a CDS encoding carotenoid 1,2-hydratase translates to MHGKGWLILLLVVLMGCSKAPEPDVFDLNAALGGVADARFSRALAPRAFQFPQDHAAHPDFRNEWWYVTGNVQTDDGRQFGYQVTWFRIALTPDKPVTASPWASNQVWMAHVALTDVQAGEHLHDQRFARGAAGLAGQSVQPFRVWLEDWQMVGDGAGEFPWAIAVKAQDFTLNLQLRPQKPPVLQGDQGLSQKSSEAGNASYYYSLTRLQTLGEIYRDGQRFTVTGESWLDREWSTSALGADQAGWDWFSLQLRDGHELMFYRLRKKSRETDAHSAGKWVLPEGTAQTLTSYDVMLKPLRYWQSASGARYPVAWEMRLPKQQRHWRIEAVVDDQLMETGITYWEGAVRVVDVASGEVLGRGYLEMSGYQ, encoded by the coding sequence ATGCACGGTAAAGGGTGGTTGATTTTGTTGTTGGTGGTGTTGATGGGGTGTAGCAAAGCGCCAGAGCCGGATGTGTTTGATTTGAATGCGGCATTGGGTGGGGTGGCGGATGCGCGGTTTAGCCGTGCGCTTGCGCCACGCGCCTTTCAGTTTCCGCAAGATCACGCGGCGCATCCCGATTTCCGTAACGAATGGTGGTATGTGACGGGGAATGTGCAAACCGATGACGGGCGGCAATTTGGCTATCAGGTGACGTGGTTTCGGATTGCGTTAACCCCGGATAAGCCCGTGACTGCTTCGCCGTGGGCAAGCAATCAGGTGTGGATGGCGCATGTGGCGTTGACCGATGTGCAAGCGGGTGAGCATTTACATGATCAGCGCTTTGCACGCGGGGCTGCGGGATTGGCGGGGCAATCCGTGCAACCTTTCCGGGTGTGGTTGGAAGATTGGCAGATGGTGGGCGATGGGGCGGGGGAATTTCCGTGGGCGATTGCGGTGAAGGCGCAAGATTTCACGCTGAATTTGCAATTGCGTCCGCAAAAGCCGCCGGTGTTGCAAGGTGATCAGGGGTTGAGCCAGAAAAGCAGTGAGGCGGGCAATGCCTCGTATTATTACTCGCTGACGCGCTTGCAGACTTTGGGGGAAATTTACCGCGATGGGCAGCGTTTTACCGTGACGGGCGAATCGTGGCTGGATCGGGAGTGGAGTACCAGCGCGTTGGGGGCGGATCAGGCGGGGTGGGATTGGTTTTCGCTGCAACTGCGCGATGGGCATGAGCTGATGTTTTACCGTTTGCGCAAAAAGTCGAGGGAAACGGATGCGCATAGTGCGGGGAAGTGGGTGTTGCCGGAGGGTACGGCGCAAACGCTTACCAGTTATGATGTAATGCTGAAACCGTTGCGTTACTGGCAATCGGCAAGCGGGGCGCGGTATCCGGTGGCGTGGGAAATGCGTTTGCCCAAGCAGCAGCGGCATTGGCGGATTGAGGCAGTGGTGGATGATCAGTTGATGGAGACGGGGATTACGTATTGGGAAGGCGCGGTGCGGGTAGTAGATGTGGCGAGTGGCGAGGTGCTGGGGCGGGGGTATTTGGAGATGTCGGGGTATCAATGA